One genomic region from Epinephelus fuscoguttatus linkage group LG6, E.fuscoguttatus.final_Chr_v1 encodes:
- the ctu1 gene encoding cytoplasmic tRNA 2-thiolation protein 1: MPVLCSNCADKRAVLKRPKTGHSLCKECFFWAFEEEVHQTIVAAELFKPGEIVGIAASGGKDSTVLAHVMKVLNERYNYGLELMLLSVDEGISGYRDDSLETVKRNQQQYELPLKIVSYEELYGWTMDAIVKQVGLKNNCTFCGVFRRQALDRGAIMLKVDKICTGHNADDVAETVLMNVLRGDIARLRRCTAISTASEGEGVVPRCKPLKYAYEKEIVLYAYFKKLDYFSTECIYSPNAYRGHARTFLKDLESVRPSSIIDIIHSGENLSVRDGVKMPVQGTCTRCGYISSQALCKSCVLLEGLNRGLPKLGIGKHHRLHDKILSQQPLTEKEERKLKPVDF; the protein is encoded by the exons ATGCCTGTCTTGTGCAGTAACTGTGCTGACAAGCGTGCTGTGCTGAAACGTCCAAAAACAGGCCACTCACTGTGTAAGGAATGCTTCTTCTGGGCCTTTGAAGAGGAGGTCCATCAGACGATTGTGGCAGCAGAGCTGTTTAAACCTGGGGAGATAGTAGGAATTGCTGCCTCAGGTGGAAAGGACTCGACAGTGCTTGCACATGTAATGAAGGTCCTCAATGAGCGATACAACTATGGCCTTGAACTTATGCTTCTCTCAGTGGATGAGGGAATCTCAGGTTACCGAGATGACTCCTTGGAGACCGTAAAGAGGAATCAGCAACAATATGAGCTGCCACTCAAGATTGTCTCGTATGAGGAGCTGTATGGCTGGACTATGGATGCTATAGTGAAGCAGGTGGGACTGAAAAATAATTGCACTTTCTGTGGAGTGTTCAGAAGGCAGGCACTAGACAGAGGAGCCATCATGCTGAAAGTGGACAAGATATGTACAG GTCACAATGCTGATGATGTGGCAGAGACAGTTTTAATGAACGTCTTGCGAGGGGACATAGCTCGTCTGCGCCGCTGCACTGCCATCTCTACAGCCAGCGAAGGTGAAGGGGTTGTGCCACGCTGCAAGCCCCTCAAATACGCATATGAAAAAGAGATTGTTCTGTATGCTTACTTCAAGAAGTTGGACTACTTCTCCACTGAATGTATCTACTCTCCCAATGCTTATCGTGGCCATGCGAGGACCTTTTTAAAGGACCTGGAGAGTGTAAGGCCTAGCTCCATAATTGATATCATCCACTCAGGGGAGAACCTGTCTGTGCGGGATGGGGTGAAGATGCCTGTGCAGGGGACCTGCACCCGCTGTGGCTATATCTCTAGCCAGGCTCTGTGCAAGTCCTGTGTGCTGCTGGAGGGGTTGAACCGAGGTCTGCCAAAGCTGGGCATCGGCAAACACCATCGCCTGCATGACAAAATCCTCTCCCAGCAGCCCCTTActgagaaggaggagagaaagctGAAACCAGTGGACTTTTGA
- the LOC125890363 gene encoding paxillin-like isoform X2, which translates to MEDLDALLADLESTTSHISKRPVFLPDETPYSIPTGGHSYQDVSVPPPVPPPPSAEALNGSLIDQPDSHHSSQQSLGSAQKSSWSRDSSSSPLSHIEEDHVYSFPNKQKSSDSSTAALTSAMGSNLSELDRLLLELNAVQQSSPSFPTTEEAAPPLPSCSITHYENGSTPDIMVSPPPQEKPKRNGTRLDEARPTVESLLDELEGSVPSPSSSARHSDLDSSQQQARISASCATRELDELMASLSDFKIMAQGKGGVPGGPPTQVNKLDNMLGSLQSDLNKLGVQTVAKGVCGACCKPIVGQVVTAMGRTWHPEHFVCTHCQEEIGSRNFFEREGQPYCETDYHNLFSPRCYYCNGPILDKVVTALDRTWHPEHFFCAQCGSFFGPEGFHEKDGKAYCRKDYFDMFAPKCGGCARAILENYISALNSLWHPECFVCRECFTPFVNGSFFEHDGQPYCEVHYHERRGSLCSGCQKPITGRCITAMSKKFHPEHFVCAFCLKQLNKGTFKEQNDKPYCHGCFVKLFS; encoded by the exons ATGGAGGATTTAG ACGCGTTGCTGGCAGACCTGGAATCTACTACGTCCCACATCTCAAAGCGACCTGTGTTCTTGCCTGACGAGACACCCTACTCCATCCCCACCGGAGGACACTCCTATCAGGATGTGTCAGTTCCACCTCCAGTCCCTCCTCCACCCTCAGCTGAGGCTCTGAACGGGTCCCTGATAGATCAGCCAGACTCCCACCACTCCTCTCAGCAG TCGTTAGGTTCAGCCCAGAAGAGCTCATGGTCCAGAGACAGTAGCAGCTCTCCGTTGTCTCACATTGAAGAGGACCACGTCTACAG TTTTCCCAACAAACAGAAGTCATCAGACTCGTCAACAGCAGCCTTGACCTCTGCCATGGGTAGTAACCTCTCGGAGCTCGACAGGCTGCTGCTGGAACTCAACGCAGTGCAACAAAGCTCTCCTTCATTCCCTACTACAG AGGAGGCAGCTCCACCCTTACCATCCTGCAGTATCACCCACTACGAGAATGGCAGCACCCCTGACATTATGGTGAGTCCCCCCCCTCAGGAGAAACCCAAGAGGAATGGAACGAGGCTGGATGAGGCCCGACCCACTGTTGAGAGTCTTCTGGATGAGCTGGAGGGCTCAGTGCCTTCGCCCAG TTCCTCTGCTCGCCACAGCGATTTGGACTCCTCTCAGCAGCAAGCCAGAATTTCAGCTTCCTGTGCAACAAGAGAGCTCGACGAGCTGATGGCCTCTTTGTCTGACTTCAAG ATTATGGCCCAGGGGAAGGGTGGTGTTCCCGGAGGGCCTCCGACACAGGTCAACAAGCTGGACAACATGCTCGGTAGCCTGCAGTCTGACCTCAACAAACTGGGTGTGCAGACGGTAGCTAAAGGAGTTTGCGGAGCCTGCTGTAAGCCAATTGTCGGACAG GTGGTGACCGCCATGGGCCGCACATGGCACCCCGAACACTTTGTGTGCACACATTGTCAGGAGGAGATTGGCTCCAGGAACTTCTTTGAGCGTGAGGGACAGCCGTACTGTGAGACAGATTACCATAATTTGTTCTCCCCAAGGTGCTACTACTGCAACGGGCCCATACTGGAT AAAGTTGTGACGGCGCTGGACAGGACATGGCATCCTGAACACTTCTTCTGTGCTCAGTGTGGATCCTTCTTTGGCCCAGAGG GCTTTCATGAAAAGGATGGAAAAGCCTATTGTAGGAAGGATTACTTTGACATGTTTGCACCAAAATGTGGCGGCTGTGCCCGAGCCATTTTGGAGAACTACATCTCAGCGCTGAACAGCCTTTGGCATCCTGAGTGTTTTGTTTGCAGG GAGTGCTTCACCCCATTTGTGAACGGAAGCTTCTTTGAGCACGATGGCCAGCCCTACTGTGAAGTGCACTACCACGAGCGTCGTGGCTCCCTCTGCTCCGGCTGTCAGAAGCCCATCACGGGACGCTGCATCACAGCCATGTCCAAGAAGTTCCATCCGGAGCACTTTGTCTGCGCCTTCTGCCTGAAACAACTCAACA
- the LOC125890363 gene encoding uncharacterized protein LOC125890363 isoform X1: MEDLDALLADLESTTSHISKRPVFLPDETPYSIPTGGHSYQDVSVPPPVPPPPSAEALNGSLIDQPDSHHSSQQSLGSAQKSSWSRDSSSSPLSHIEEDHVYSFPNKQKSSDSSTAALTSAMGSNLSELDRLLLELNAVQQSSPSFPTTEEAAPPLPSCSITHYENGSTPDIMVSPPPQEKPKRNGTRLDEARPTVESLLDELEGSVPSPSSSARHSDLDSSQQQARISASCATRELDELMASLSDFKPSTLGSLLDPAGVSSSSPHPPVSSSVTPVASPFPSLSHPSACASPLFSLPAGLELHIDEDGGDGGMSIPHANRLCPHSPISSLSAASDLDLDSVIEVSSTILSSQTKSLLALSQAASSNSNFMRNSPSPSNTTTTPSLTSVNTVLDHKSSKSPSPSVERVSPSNTVGKFPCASETVSKGSASFHDLALNFSTPPPSKNLTPPFSAPKTPSPIPSAISISPPSAHASSKTSSSSPASPLIGPSPLAFTSPSRQLLELAPTDQRASPLSVQQPPVVEPSLDEALDKLLEMSFAQNHSAAHMEEPQLKMEAQCLGREMQEIQEELILPMDRNSMQPDTFTSATNTITDESVDGGTDGNGDLDWADEELSMSFHDGLDGTMTPYTERPYTDGSMTPLTEASWMDESMTPSSCPGTPDIALDLPLMQTPNIDRVSASGHIKSVIRRTKEIPNVHPMFRDGHLRRKMGPIIVNKNTSQDRLIEELQGKFGIGRSERRRKQSDDWLTEGVIVTSKPQRFRADGAGSEVDKIVIPPESPVPVRKVLPPPSPPASRRPPIIEEPRRLLPTQQPPIPTPPPLPPPPSPPPQPPHIQEHVPAAPRQIIKAPPPPAPIQEPPTPKPEPPPCVPKAPTCPPPLEPVTPIAPKVLVSVGCQTEYDPVFPPMQIMAQGKGGVPGGPPTQVNKLDNMLGSLQSDLNKLGVQTVAKGVCGACCKPIVGQVVTAMGRTWHPEHFVCTHCQEEIGSRNFFEREGQPYCETDYHNLFSPRCYYCNGPILDKVVTALDRTWHPEHFFCAQCGSFFGPEGFHEKDGKAYCRKDYFDMFAPKCGGCARAILENYISALNSLWHPECFVCRECFTPFVNGSFFEHDGQPYCEVHYHERRGSLCSGCQKPITGRCITAMSKKFHPEHFVCAFCLKQLNKGTFKEQNDKPYCHGCFVKLFS; the protein is encoded by the exons ATGGAGGATTTAG ACGCGTTGCTGGCAGACCTGGAATCTACTACGTCCCACATCTCAAAGCGACCTGTGTTCTTGCCTGACGAGACACCCTACTCCATCCCCACCGGAGGACACTCCTATCAGGATGTGTCAGTTCCACCTCCAGTCCCTCCTCCACCCTCAGCTGAGGCTCTGAACGGGTCCCTGATAGATCAGCCAGACTCCCACCACTCCTCTCAGCAG TCGTTAGGTTCAGCCCAGAAGAGCTCATGGTCCAGAGACAGTAGCAGCTCTCCGTTGTCTCACATTGAAGAGGACCACGTCTACAG TTTTCCCAACAAACAGAAGTCATCAGACTCGTCAACAGCAGCCTTGACCTCTGCCATGGGTAGTAACCTCTCGGAGCTCGACAGGCTGCTGCTGGAACTCAACGCAGTGCAACAAAGCTCTCCTTCATTCCCTACTACAG AGGAGGCAGCTCCACCCTTACCATCCTGCAGTATCACCCACTACGAGAATGGCAGCACCCCTGACATTATGGTGAGTCCCCCCCCTCAGGAGAAACCCAAGAGGAATGGAACGAGGCTGGATGAGGCCCGACCCACTGTTGAGAGTCTTCTGGATGAGCTGGAGGGCTCAGTGCCTTCGCCCAG TTCCTCTGCTCGCCACAGCGATTTGGACTCCTCTCAGCAGCAAGCCAGAATTTCAGCTTCCTGTGCAACAAGAGAGCTCGACGAGCTGATGGCCTCTTTGTCTGACTTCAAG CCCAGTACTTTGGGCTCCCTGCTAGACCCAGCAGGCGTGTCCTCCAGCTCACCTCATCCTCCAGTCTCTTCCTCCGTCACCCCAGTGGCTTCTCCTTTTCCTAGTCTGTCCCACCCGTCTGCCTGtgcctctcctcttttctctttgcCTGCTGGTCTAGAGCTGCACATCGATGAGGATGGAGGTGACGGTGGCATGTCGATCCCCCATGCGAACCGTCTCTGTCCCCACAGTCCTATATCCTCACTTTCTGCAGCCAGTGACCTAGACCTGGACTCTGTCATAGAAGTCTCTTCCACCATACTGTCATCCCAAACCAAGTCTCTGTTAGCCCTCTCTCAAGCTGCTTCATCTAACTCCAACTTTATGAGAAATAGCCCAAGTCCCTCCAATACCACCACCACTCCCTCACTCACCTCAGTTAATACTGTCCTGGACCACAAGTCCTCCAAGTCCCCTAGTCCATCTGTAGAACGGGTCTCACCCTCAAATACTGTTGGTAAATTCCCTTGTGCCTCTGAGACTGTGAGCAAGGGTTCTGCTTCTTTTCATGACCTTGCTTTGAATTTCTCCACCCCACCTCCCTCTAAAAACCTCACCCCTCCTTTCTCAGCTCCAAAGACCCCTTCGCCCATCCCTTCTGCCATCTCTATATCTCCACCTTCTGCACATGCTTCTTCAAAAACATCTTCATCATCTCCAGCCTCTCCATTGATCGGCCCCTCTCCCCTGGCCTTCACAAGCCCTAGTAGACAGCTGTTGGAGTTGGCACCCACAGACCAAAGAGCCAGCCCCCTAAGTGTACAGCAACCCCCAGTGGTAGAGCCCTCCCTGGACGAGGCACTAGATAAGCTGCTAGAAATGAGTTTTGCACAGAATCACTCAGCAGCACACATGGAGGAACCACAGCTGAAGATGGAGGCACAGTGTCTAGGTAGGGAAATGCAGGAGATCCAGGAGGAGCTCATTCTGCCCATGGACAGAAACAGTATGCAGCCTGACACTTTTACCAGTGCCACCAACACCATCACAGATGAGTCAGTGGACGGAGGCACTGATGGGAATGGAGATTTGGACTGGGCTGACGAGGAGCTGTCCATGTCCTTCCATGATGGACTGGATGGCACCATGACGCCTTACACTGAGAGGCCGTACACAGATGGCAGTATGACCCCGCTGACAGAGGCCAGCTGGATGGATGAGTCCATGACCCCGTCTTCATGCCCTGGGACCCCTGACATTGCCCTGGACCTGCCCCTGATGCAGACTCCAAATATAGACAGAGTCTCTGCTTCCGGACAT ATAAAGTCAGTGATAAGGCGCACTAAGGAGATTCCCAACGTGCACCCCATGTTCCGAGATGGCCACCTGCGCAGGAAGATGGGACCCATCATTGTAAACAAGAACACTTCTCAGGATCGTCTCATAGAGGAGCTTCAGGGCAAGTTTGGGATCGGCCGCTCAGAGCGGCGACGTAAACAGTCTGATGACTGGCTGACAGAGGGTGTCATCGTCACCTCCAAACCCCAACGTTTCCGTGCCGATGGGGCCGGCAGTGAGGTCGACAAG ATCGTAATTCCCCCAGAGTCGCCTGTCCCTGTGAGGAAGGTGCTCCCACCTCCCTCCCCCCCCGCCTCTCGTCGTCCCCCTATTATAGAAGAACCTAGGCGACTACTCCCAACACAGCAGCCTCCTATCCCCACACCGCCAcctctccctccacctccctctccccctccacAACCTCCCCACATCCAGGAACACGTTCCCGCTGCGCCTCGGCAGATTATAAAAGCCCCACCTCCACCAGCCCCAATACAGGAACCTCCTACCCCCAAACCAGAGCCCCCTCCCTGTGTTCCCAAAGCCCCAACCTGCCCTCCACCACTGGAGCCAGTGACACCAATTGCACCCAAAGTCCTGGTGTCAGTAGGTTGCCAAACCGAGTATGACCCAGTCTTCCCTCCAATGCAG ATTATGGCCCAGGGGAAGGGTGGTGTTCCCGGAGGGCCTCCGACACAGGTCAACAAGCTGGACAACATGCTCGGTAGCCTGCAGTCTGACCTCAACAAACTGGGTGTGCAGACGGTAGCTAAAGGAGTTTGCGGAGCCTGCTGTAAGCCAATTGTCGGACAG GTGGTGACCGCCATGGGCCGCACATGGCACCCCGAACACTTTGTGTGCACACATTGTCAGGAGGAGATTGGCTCCAGGAACTTCTTTGAGCGTGAGGGACAGCCGTACTGTGAGACAGATTACCATAATTTGTTCTCCCCAAGGTGCTACTACTGCAACGGGCCCATACTGGAT AAAGTTGTGACGGCGCTGGACAGGACATGGCATCCTGAACACTTCTTCTGTGCTCAGTGTGGATCCTTCTTTGGCCCAGAGG GCTTTCATGAAAAGGATGGAAAAGCCTATTGTAGGAAGGATTACTTTGACATGTTTGCACCAAAATGTGGCGGCTGTGCCCGAGCCATTTTGGAGAACTACATCTCAGCGCTGAACAGCCTTTGGCATCCTGAGTGTTTTGTTTGCAGG GAGTGCTTCACCCCATTTGTGAACGGAAGCTTCTTTGAGCACGATGGCCAGCCCTACTGTGAAGTGCACTACCACGAGCGTCGTGGCTCCCTCTGCTCCGGCTGTCAGAAGCCCATCACGGGACGCTGCATCACAGCCATGTCCAAGAAGTTCCATCCGGAGCACTTTGTCTGCGCCTTCTGCCTGAAACAACTCAACA